A section of the Bradyrhizobium oligotrophicum S58 genome encodes:
- a CDS encoding CaiB/BaiF CoA transferase family protein — protein sequence MSALPLSGIKILDLTRVLAGPLSAQMLADLGAEVIKIERPGTGDDARAFGPPYLRDPDGKANNNNSFYICANRNKKSVTVNIASREGQEIIRALAKDCDVFMENYKVGDLKRYGLDYDAIRAVNPDVIYCSVTGFGQTGPYAPRAGYDAIFQAMGGLMSVTGHMDGEPGAGPMKVGPSIVDYMTGMNTSIGILSALYHRDVNGGGGQHVDVCLFDTVIASLSHYAQIFLVNGKSPPRRGTWGNGGMPAGVFRCTDGELMLVVGNDAQFARTCAVLGAPELATNPKFVKNNDRVVNGKEIMAVFAGLFLKNSVAHWLDELEKAGVPCGPVNDFAHVFADPHVRSRGMEVKVEHPFEPQLSLIRNALSFSGTPITEYRAPPLLGEHTQDVLSQLGYDEVKIAALKQQGVV from the coding sequence ATGTCGGCCCTGCCGCTTTCTGGCATCAAGATTCTCGATCTCACGCGCGTGCTGGCCGGACCGCTGTCCGCGCAGATGCTGGCCGATCTCGGCGCCGAGGTGATCAAGATCGAGCGGCCCGGCACCGGCGACGACGCCCGCGCCTTCGGCCCGCCCTATCTCAGGGATCCCGACGGCAAGGCCAACAACAACAACTCGTTCTACATCTGCGCCAACCGCAACAAGAAGTCGGTCACGGTCAACATCGCGTCTCGGGAAGGCCAGGAGATCATCCGCGCGCTGGCGAAAGACTGCGACGTCTTCATGGAGAACTACAAGGTCGGCGACCTCAAGCGCTATGGGCTCGACTATGACGCGATCCGAGCCGTCAACCCGGACGTGATCTACTGCTCCGTCACCGGCTTCGGCCAGACCGGGCCGTATGCGCCGCGCGCCGGCTATGATGCGATCTTCCAGGCGATGGGCGGGCTGATGAGCGTCACCGGCCATATGGACGGCGAGCCGGGGGCGGGGCCGATGAAGGTCGGTCCCTCGATCGTCGACTACATGACGGGCATGAACACCTCGATCGGCATCCTCTCGGCGCTGTATCACCGCGACGTCAATGGCGGCGGCGGCCAGCACGTCGACGTCTGCCTGTTCGACACGGTGATCGCCTCGCTGTCGCATTACGCCCAGATCTTCCTGGTGAACGGCAAGTCGCCGCCGCGCCGCGGCACCTGGGGCAATGGCGGCATGCCGGCCGGCGTGTTCCGCTGCACCGACGGCGAGCTGATGCTGGTCGTCGGCAACGACGCGCAGTTCGCGCGCACCTGCGCCGTGCTCGGCGCGCCCGAGCTCGCTACGAATCCGAAATTCGTCAAGAACAACGATCGCGTCGTCAACGGCAAGGAAATCATGGCCGTTTTTGCCGGCCTGTTCCTGAAGAACTCGGTCGCGCATTGGCTGGACGAACTGGAGAAGGCGGGTGTGCCGTGCGGCCCCGTCAACGATTTCGCCCACGTCTTCGCCGATCCGCATGTCCGCTCGCGCGGCATGGAGGTGAAGGTCGAGCATCCGTTCGAGCCGCAGCTGTCGCTGATCCGCAACGCGCTGAGCTTCTCGGGCACGCCGATCACCGAGTACCGCGCCCCGCCGCTGCTCGGCGAGCATACGCAGGACGTGCTGTCACAGCTCGGCTATGACGAAGTGAAGATTGCAGCGTTGAAGCAGCAGGGCGTGGTGTAG